AATAATGAATCAACCTTCTTACTCTTCTCCGCCGCGAAAGCCAAGTCCTACTATGAAGAACTCTTTGCTTTCTTCGCGGCAACTCTTCGGCTTAAACCGTTTTACCTTGGAAAACATCTTCCGCAGGGAGTCGATATAATCTTTCACGTCAGGCCCGTCGAAAATTTTAACGATAAAATGCCCGCCTTTTTTGAGCCTGCTGGGCACGATATCCCGTGCGCGTTCGCAAAGCTCAAGAGAATTGGCCTGATCGGCAAACTTCACCCCGGTTGTCTTGGGAGCCATGTCGCTGATAATCAGGTCATAGGGCAGCTGCTTATCCATGGCAGCCAGCAGTTCCGGGGAATCCTCAAATACGTCGGCCTGCAAAAATGTTGCGTTCTCAGGGAAAACCGTATCAGTGGACTGAATGTCCACTGCCAGCACGCGTCCGTTGTCCCCGACCTTCTTGGCGGCAAAAAGGGTCCATGAACCGGGAGCGGCTCCGAGATCCATAACATTCTGGCCTTTTGCGAAAACCTTGAACCGCTTGTCCAGTTCCTGAAGCTTGTATACGGAACGGGCGGGATAATTTTCCTTTTTGGCCCTTTTAAAATAATGATCGCGATATTGTTTCATAATCTGAATTTATGTTTCGCAGTGATCCGCAAAAGACTTTTGCTACCGACTGCGTTATAAGGTGTCTGGAAATTAACTTATTACGGCCTGCAAGCCAAGTATCGTAAGCAATGAAGCGTCCCGAAAGAATCCGTATAAAAAACGAATCCGGCCAGCCGCAATCTCTTCCCGAAGGCGAGAGATATTTTCAGGACCTCGGCGGCGCAGGAGATATTCTGTTCCTCGGCCTCGGCCCCGATCCGGCATTGGCGACACAGCTGTTCCCGCAGGCGGAAAATTTATATTACATGGAATGCCCGGGACTGGCCGCGCAACTGCCCGAAGGGTATACAATCCCGACCGGATTTACGCAAATCACCCCGGACGCAGCATTGGATTTATCAGAATTCAGAGTGATCCTGTACACTCCCGGCAAACGCTTGTTTCCCTCTTTCTGGGAACCGCTGCTCTCAAAGCTGACCGTGGCGCGGGCCGGAATAATGCGCAAAGAACGCAGCAGAACCATCTGGATTCCCGGCAACGAGGACTCACTGTTGGTGCCGGAACTCTGCCGCGCCTTCGATGCCGAGGGCTTCACATACAGGGTTATCGAACCGGATGCAATGCGCAAAAACCTGCTCTACCTGCTGGATGGCGAACTGCCGGAAATACTCCTGAGCATAAACTTCAGCGGACTGGATAACGCAGGCGAAACATTTTTCATGCTCCGCGAAGCCGGGGTGAAAGCTGCAGTCTGGATGGTGGATAACCCCTTCCACGTCATTTCGGGCATCAAATCAAATTACTGGCAGGAAGTTCCGACCCTTGTAACCGACCACTGGTTCATTCAAGCCCTTGAAGATCATGGAGCAAAAAAAGTAGGCCACCTGCCCCTTGCCGCTGACCCGGCGATTTTCAACGGGAATATCAAGCCCTGTCCGCAGCTTGATGAGCGGACGGTTTTTGTAGGCCGCTCCAGTTTTCCGAAGAAAGATAATTTTTTCTCCGGCTGTACATTTAATATAGAAGATGAAAAAGCAGTCCTGCAGGCAATCGAAAACGACAGCAAACCGAATTTTGAATGGTGGGCAAAGCGGGACAATATCGCCCGATTCTGGCCCGGAAAAGACGTTCGTTCCACCGGATTCAGAACCGAGCAATCGGGTTTGCTCTGGCGGATACTCGCCCTGCGGAGTGCCGGAAAGGAACTGACCGTTTTCGGTGATGAGGGCTGGAAACAATACCTGCCCGACGCTGACCTGCGCCCCCCGGTGGATTATTTTACCGAACTTCCGGGGATTTACTCCGGGGCTGGAATCAGCCTGAATATGACCAGCCCGCTGCTGCCCTGCGGCCTGACCCAGCGCAATTTTGATGTCTGGGCCACCGGAGGATTCCTGCTCAGTGATTATACTCCGGGAATGTCCATTTTTCCTGAAGAGCTTCTAAAACATTGCACTTTTAACGTTCCTGCCGAATTACCGGCAAAAATCGAGTTTATAAAAGACAATCCGCAGCTGAAAAAAGAACTTTCAAAAAATTGGCAGGAGCTTATAATGTCTGAGCACACATACAAAAACAGAGTCCATAAACTGTTAAATTTTCTTAATTAAATACGTTTAAAACAAAACGGCACAGCTTTTGCTTTTCCTGATCTCAGAAACTCTAATCAAGGATGATGACGAGATGCGGAAACTACTTATTTGCCTTGCCCTTACAGCTTTGACCTGCATGAGCGGATGCTCCGCTTCGGTACTTTTACCGCCGCTGCCAGGACCGATGATGATCCCGTCTTCAATCAGTTCTGTATACACCGCCTACTCCATCAGCACTGATGAACGCGGATTCCAGACCATCGTAGAAGACGAAATGCTCGAAACCAGCATTCAGTCCGACATTCTCAACGAAAAGGGACTGAACATAATGGATCTGAGCAC
This genomic interval from Desulfovibrio sp. JC010 contains the following:
- a CDS encoding RlmE family RNA methyltransferase; this encodes MKQYRDHYFKRAKKENYPARSVYKLQELDKRFKVFAKGQNVMDLGAAPGSWTLFAAKKVGDNGRVLAVDIQSTDTVFPENATFLQADVFEDSPELLAAMDKQLPYDLIISDMAPKTTGVKFADQANSLELCERARDIVPSRLKKGGHFIVKIFDGPDVKDYIDSLRKMFSKVKRFKPKSCREESKEFFIVGLGFRGGEE
- a CDS encoding glycosyltransferase, which translates into the protein MKRPERIRIKNESGQPQSLPEGERYFQDLGGAGDILFLGLGPDPALATQLFPQAENLYYMECPGLAAQLPEGYTIPTGFTQITPDAALDLSEFRVILYTPGKRLFPSFWEPLLSKLTVARAGIMRKERSRTIWIPGNEDSLLVPELCRAFDAEGFTYRVIEPDAMRKNLLYLLDGELPEILLSINFSGLDNAGETFFMLREAGVKAAVWMVDNPFHVISGIKSNYWQEVPTLVTDHWFIQALEDHGAKKVGHLPLAADPAIFNGNIKPCPQLDERTVFVGRSSFPKKDNFFSGCTFNIEDEKAVLQAIENDSKPNFEWWAKRDNIARFWPGKDVRSTGFRTEQSGLLWRILALRSAGKELTVFGDEGWKQYLPDADLRPPVDYFTELPGIYSGAGISLNMTSPLLPCGLTQRNFDVWATGGFLLSDYTPGMSIFPEELLKHCTFNVPAELPAKIEFIKDNPQLKKELSKNWQELIMSEHTYKNRVHKLLNFLN